The following proteins come from a genomic window of Tenebrio molitor chromosome 9, icTenMoli1.1, whole genome shotgun sequence:
- the LOC138139240 gene encoding peroxidase-like isoform X1: protein MRSKRWTMVIVTVILTTTTTQPHDKDDDDDDLHNATKLDEESDHFEGTNNTKDENERRLFGEETKKRELEDAVEYGLRAMQELLEVKEPRWYKMGLYLEQNEPASHVANFGAPVKKALELSKFGYASIEAAKKIATSYPESVSRQAGLSFDTRLPQDECPLRGLPRCPGASRRYRTADGTCNNFNRPWRGSSLLPMQRFLPPAFADGVQEVRRSVFNKKLPSARDVSVRVHRDKNLELSNVNLMFMQWGQLMDHDLVSTVKSRSFNGSVPRCCHRGGQALLPPELTHPSCLPIEVSPDDWFLAPLGIRCIEFIRSAPSTRIDCDLGYREQINQATSFLDASTVYGSDIETADSMRTFRKGKLHYGRPQGREPLRPPDPPGGDICRSGALSSDCLQGGDGRLSEQPGLTALHTVWLRYHNRIATILSQLNRHWSDEKVYQETRRIVIALFQHITYREFLPIVLGQEVMDLFELNLERKGYYSGFDKRVNPAIANSFGTAAFRFGHSLVQNSFVRFDTQHRPIFNNVSLHEEEENAENIWSFGSLDRILIGFCNQPSQRRDEFICDELTNHLFQSRGFPFGMDLAAINIQRGRDHGLPSYTSWREPCGLSPIKNWKDLERIMNPDTVHRLRTLYDHVNDVDLFPGGLAEKPVRGGIVGPTFACIIAQQFLNLRKGDRFWYENGDFESSFTPAQLQQIRHVTLAHVLCQSLTEIETIQPFVFLAADPVRNSRLSCDSPVINNFDLSPWIEQDLNEVRRRSDRQRKKKRKVKRRTTTRKPKPKSPTPVKVKVRNVTTHTVQVETKQTYNTNSYVVNDIPQRPTFDSYNDRRTTINDVTYLFGVVENTTPSPRPTPKPFEVNIKIQYYPPSTQRPPTTKKRRTRPPLDNYESTRPYYDATTRPSNLYSDDFSVYKPTYVARPQIDNFYGTRYQDQEFTSTKRPYVYRPNSNKYIYTTKAPSNYYNFNKQSQYDLDRDDSYDKLYADVYSSNTRFGQEQDDLPRPIKYVSGHVEKLSTDDSHDKFDFYAKNKQPTKFVKISSVKGQEFLDPNGATVHLHVAQREGDLELEEGDGEDVRLVELEVVPGETKWLVYNATEEVMELMEIPDVNMNVSCSNELPRPFNGTFLKRNATVLSAHNLTKT, encoded by the exons ATGAG GTCTAAGCGATGGACGATGGTGATCGTGACGGTGATActgacgacgacgacgacgcaACCGCATGACAAAGACGACGATGACGACGACCTACATAACGCGACCAAACTCGACGAGGAAAGTGACCATTTCGAGGGGACGAACAACACAAAGGACGAAAACGAAAGGCGATTGTTCGGTGAAGAGACGAAGAAGAGGGAGCTGGAGGACGCGGTGGAGTACGGGCTGAGGGCCATGCAGGAGCTGCTGGAGGTGAAGGAGCCCAGATGGTACAAGATGG GCCTCTACTTGGAGCAGAACGAGCCGGCCAGTCACGTGGCAAACTTCGGGGCCCCCGTCAAGAAAGCCCTGGAGCTGTCGAAATTCGGCTACGCGTCCATCGAAGCGGCGAAGAAGATAGCGACCAG CTATCCCGAAAGCGTGAGTCGCCAGGCGGGCTTGAGCTTCGACACCAGACTCCCCCAGGATGAGTGTCCCCTGCGGGGGCTCCCCAGGTGCCCCGGAGCATCGCGCCGCTACCGCACCGCCGACGGGACCTGCAACAACTTCAACAGACCCTGGCGGGGGTCGTCGCTCCTCCCCATGCAGAGATTTTTGCCGCCCGCGTTCGCCGACG GGGTGCAAGAGGTGCGGCGGTCGGTCTTCAACAAGAAGCTGCCCTCAGCTAGAGACGTGAGCGTGCGGGTCCACCGCGACAAGAACTTGGAGTTGTCGAATGTCAACTTGATGTTCATGCAGTGGGGGCAGCTGATGGACCACGACCTCGTCTCCACAGTCAAGTCGAGGAGCTTCAACGGGTCCGTCCCCAGGTGCTGCCACCGAGGGGGACAAGCCCTGCTGCCTCCAGAACTCACG CATCCTAGCTGTCTCCCGATTGAAGTGAGCCCCGACGACTGGTTCTTGGCCCCTTTGGGGATCCGCTGCATCGAGTTTATAAGAAGCGCCCCCTCGACTAGAATCGATTGTGACTTGGGCTACCGCGAACAGATCAATCAAGCCACTTCTTTTCTCGACGCCTCTACTGTCTATGGAAGCGACATCGAGACCGCCGACTCCATGAGGACGTTCCGCAAGGGGAAGCTTCACTACGGGAGACCCCAAGGTCGCGAACCCCTGCGACCTCCAGATCCTCCGGGAGGAGATATTTGCCGTTCGGGAGCTCTGAGCAGTGATTGCCTCCAAGGAGGAGACGGTAGACTCAGCGAACAACCAGGCCTCACAGCGCTTCACACCGTTTGGTTGAGGTACCACAACAGAATCGCCACGATTTTGAGCCAACTGAACCGACACTGGAGCGACGAGAAGGTTTACCAAGAAACCAGAAGAATTGTGATCGCGCTGTTCCAACACATCACATATCGCGAGTTTCTGCCAATCGTTTTGGGCCAAGAGGTGATGGACTTGTTCGAGTTGAATCTAGAGAGAAAAGGGTACTACTCAGGTTTCGACAAGAGAGTCAATCCAGCGATTGCCAATTCCTTCGGTACTGCAGCGTTCAGATTTGGGCACAGTCTGGTCCAGAACTCTTTTGTTAGATTCGACACCCAACACAGGCCTATCTTTAACA ATGTGTCTCTCCACGAGGAGGAAGAAAACGCCGAAAACATTTGGAGTTTTGGTTCTTTGGACCGAATACTGATCGGCTTCTGCAACCAACCGAGTCAAAGACGTGACGAGTTCATCTGCGACGAGCTCACCAACCACCTCTTCCAGTCCAGAGGTTTCCCCTTCGGCATGGACCTCGCCGCCATCAACATCCAGCGAGGCCGCGACCACGGCCTTCCGAGCTACACCTCCTGGAGGGAGCCTTGCGGTCTGAGCCCCATCAAGAACTGGAAAGACCTGGAGCGCATCATGAACCCCGACACCGTTCACCGCCTCCGCACGCTCTACGACCACGTCAACGACGTCGACTTGTTCCCGGGGGGCCTCGCCGAGAAGCCCGTCCGCGGGGGAATCGTCGGCCCCACGTTCGCCTGCATCATAGCCCAACAGTTCCTCAACTTGCGAAAAGGGGACAGGTTTTGGTACGAAAACGGCGACTTCGAGTCGAGTTTTACTCCAGCGCAGCTCCAACAAATCCGTCACGTCACTCTGGCGCACGTCCTTTGCCAGAGTCTGACGGAGATCGAGACCATCCAACCGTTTGTTTTTCTCGCAGCAGATCCAGTCAGGAACTCGAGGTTGTCTTGTGACAGTCCtgtcatcaataattttgaTCTGTCGCCTTGGATCGAGCAGGATTTGAACGAGGTAAGGCGGAGGAGTGACAGGCAGAGGAAGAAGAAGAGGAAGGTGAAGAGGAGGACGACTACGAGGAAGCCCAAGCCGAAAAGTCCCactcctgtcaaggtgaaggTTAGGAACGTGACGACTCATACAGTGCAAGTGGAGACCAAGCAAACGTACAATACCAACAGTTATGTAGTTAATGACATACCACAAAGACCGACTTTTGACAGTTACAATGACAGACGAACAACAATAAATGACGTGACTTACTTGTTTGGGGTGGTGGAAAACACCACTCCTAGTCCTAGACCCACTCCTAAACCTTTCGAGGTGAATATCAAGATCCAGTACTACCCTCCCTCCACTCAAAGACCTCCCACTACCAAAAAAAGACGTACCAGACCCCCTCTTGACAATTACGAATCGACACGACCTTACTATGACGCAACAACCAGACCATCGAACCTTTACAGTGACGACTTTTCTGTTTACAAACCGACGTACGTAGCCAGACCCCAAATCGACAACTTTTACGGTACTAGATACCAAGACCAAGAATTCACATCGACCAAACGACCCTACGTCTACAGACCAAACTCTAACAAATACATTTACACGACCAAAGCACCTTCAAACTACTACAACTTCAACAAACAGTCGCAGTACGACTTAGACAGAGACGATTCTTACGACAAACTTTACGCCGACGTTTACTCCTCCAACACTAGATTCGGACAAGAACAAGACGACCTTCCCAGACCGATTAAGTACGTGAGTGGACACGTGGAGAAGCTCTCCACCGACGACTCCCACGACAAATTCGATTTTTACGCGAAGAACAAGCAACCGACCAAGTTTGTCAAGATCTCGAGTGTTAAAGGACAGGAGTTTCTGGATCCGAATGGGGCTACTGTGCACTTGCACGTGGCGCAAAGAGAGGGAGATTTGGAGCTCGAGGAGGGTGACGGGGAGGATGTCAGGTTGGTTGAGCTCGAGGTGGTACCAGGGGAGACCAAGTGGTTGGTTTATAACGCCACAGAAGAAGTGATGGAGTTGATGGAAATTCCTGACGTCAATATGAACGTGTCGTGTTCGAACGAGCTACCACGACCCTTCAACGGTACTTTTCTCAAACGTAACGCGACAGTACTATCTGCACATAATTTGACAAAGACTTGA
- the LOC138139241 gene encoding uncharacterized protein isoform X2: MKAVKPTKQKKCARFPELLDLKFSNNIWQIQETSIGTLQLLNAYLDDREFGQYAVWPFSKNFFTVRIVGMLDRVNSRKQLYCRMWYDSNESVLVKGELFWIWKKEWDVIDAFQPYLISCKTPDDRIPMSVSLVENKCDYPTNNLKIYYEKMYKKWDFVVCVKGLNFPFEDKSTRLVEWLELVFLLGASKVHFYQFSVHPNIQKVLNYYTQKGTIEVTHLSLAGHFSNSPLIRNKFLQERKVERRLQEVIPFNDCLYKYLHKTRYIVSLDIDEVIVPKTGTWSELMVTLQERNSDLSSYLARNVYFFDQLETDLDQIPPYVHMLKHVRRAVEYSKPGDYVKGFHDTTKVVALYNHISLWCYSWLGCDNHNIDVELAQLQHYRGDCVKDLINCDDLKQNTVLDRRLWHFKDILINQVNQTLSFLEMIDL, from the exons ATGAAAGCAGTGAAACCTACCAAGCAGAAGAAATGCGCTCGCTTTCCAGAACTGCttgatttgaaattttcaaacaaCATCTGGCAAATTCAGGAAACTTCGATCGGAACTCTTCAGTTGCTCAACGCCTATTTGGACGACCGCGAGTTCGGCCAGTACGCGGTGTGGCCCTTTTCGAAGAATTTCTTCACCGTCAGAATTGTAGGCATGTTGGATAGGGTGAATTCCAGGAAGCAGCTCTACTGCCGGATGTGGTACGACAGCAACGAGTCTGTTCTGGTGAAGGGAGAGTTGTTTTGGATCTGGAAGAAAGAGTGGGACGTGATAGACGCCTTCCAGCCGTACTTGATCTCGTGTAAAACTCCAGACGATCGGATACCGATGTCGGTGTCTTTGGTGGAGAACAAGTGCGACTATCCTaccaacaatttgaaaatatattacgaaaaaatgtataaaaagtGGGATTTTGTGGTTTGTGTGAAAGGTTTAAATTTTCCCTTCGAGGACAAGAGCACCAGACTGGTGGAGTGGCTCGAGTTGGTGTTCCTTCTAG GGGCGTCAAAAGTACACTTTTACCAATTCAGTGTCCACCCGAATATACAAAAAGTTCTTAACTACTACACCCAAAAGGGAACAATCGAAGTTACTCATTTAAGTCTGGCGGGACACTTCTCCAATAGTCCCCTCATACGAAACAAGTTCCTTCAGGAGCGAAAAGTGGAGCGCCGCCTTCAAGAAGTCATCCCGTTCAATGATTGTCTCTACAAATATTTGCACAAAACTAGATACATTGTCTCCTTAGACATTGACGAAGTTATAGTGCCCAAAACTGGAACTTGGTCGGAGCTGATGGTGACGTTACAAGAACGAAACAGTGACCTGTCTAGCTACCTTGCCAGAAATGTATATTTCTTTGATCAGTTGGAAACAGATCTGGATCAGATTCCTCCTTACGTGCACATGTTGAAACACGTTCGAAGAGCTGTCGAATATTCAAAGCCCGGGGATTATGTAAAAGGCTTTCACGACACTACAAAAGTGGTGGCTTTGTACAACCACATTTCTTTGTGGTGTTATAGTTGGCTGGGTTGTGACAACCATAACATCGATGTGGAGCTGGCACAGTTGCAGCACTACAGAGGGGATTGCGTCAAGGATTTAATCAATTGTGACGATCTCAAACAGAACACTGTGCTAGACAGAAGATTGTGGCATTTCAAAGACATCTTAATCAACCAAGTTAATCAAACTTTGAGCTTCTTGGAGATGATCGATTTATGA
- the LOC138139240 gene encoding peroxidase-like isoform X2, translating to MVIVTVILTTTTTQPHDKDDDDDDLHNATKLDEESDHFEGTNNTKDENERRLFGEETKKRELEDAVEYGLRAMQELLEVKEPRWYKMGLYLEQNEPASHVANFGAPVKKALELSKFGYASIEAAKKIATSYPESVSRQAGLSFDTRLPQDECPLRGLPRCPGASRRYRTADGTCNNFNRPWRGSSLLPMQRFLPPAFADGVQEVRRSVFNKKLPSARDVSVRVHRDKNLELSNVNLMFMQWGQLMDHDLVSTVKSRSFNGSVPRCCHRGGQALLPPELTHPSCLPIEVSPDDWFLAPLGIRCIEFIRSAPSTRIDCDLGYREQINQATSFLDASTVYGSDIETADSMRTFRKGKLHYGRPQGREPLRPPDPPGGDICRSGALSSDCLQGGDGRLSEQPGLTALHTVWLRYHNRIATILSQLNRHWSDEKVYQETRRIVIALFQHITYREFLPIVLGQEVMDLFELNLERKGYYSGFDKRVNPAIANSFGTAAFRFGHSLVQNSFVRFDTQHRPIFNNVSLHEEEENAENIWSFGSLDRILIGFCNQPSQRRDEFICDELTNHLFQSRGFPFGMDLAAINIQRGRDHGLPSYTSWREPCGLSPIKNWKDLERIMNPDTVHRLRTLYDHVNDVDLFPGGLAEKPVRGGIVGPTFACIIAQQFLNLRKGDRFWYENGDFESSFTPAQLQQIRHVTLAHVLCQSLTEIETIQPFVFLAADPVRNSRLSCDSPVINNFDLSPWIEQDLNEVRRRSDRQRKKKRKVKRRTTTRKPKPKSPTPVKVKVRNVTTHTVQVETKQTYNTNSYVVNDIPQRPTFDSYNDRRTTINDVTYLFGVVENTTPSPRPTPKPFEVNIKIQYYPPSTQRPPTTKKRRTRPPLDNYESTRPYYDATTRPSNLYSDDFSVYKPTYVARPQIDNFYGTRYQDQEFTSTKRPYVYRPNSNKYIYTTKAPSNYYNFNKQSQYDLDRDDSYDKLYADVYSSNTRFGQEQDDLPRPIKYVSGHVEKLSTDDSHDKFDFYAKNKQPTKFVKISSVKGQEFLDPNGATVHLHVAQREGDLELEEGDGEDVRLVELEVVPGETKWLVYNATEEVMELMEIPDVNMNVSCSNELPRPFNGTFLKRNATVLSAHNLTKT from the exons ATGGTGATCGTGACGGTGATActgacgacgacgacgacgcaACCGCATGACAAAGACGACGATGACGACGACCTACATAACGCGACCAAACTCGACGAGGAAAGTGACCATTTCGAGGGGACGAACAACACAAAGGACGAAAACGAAAGGCGATTGTTCGGTGAAGAGACGAAGAAGAGGGAGCTGGAGGACGCGGTGGAGTACGGGCTGAGGGCCATGCAGGAGCTGCTGGAGGTGAAGGAGCCCAGATGGTACAAGATGG GCCTCTACTTGGAGCAGAACGAGCCGGCCAGTCACGTGGCAAACTTCGGGGCCCCCGTCAAGAAAGCCCTGGAGCTGTCGAAATTCGGCTACGCGTCCATCGAAGCGGCGAAGAAGATAGCGACCAG CTATCCCGAAAGCGTGAGTCGCCAGGCGGGCTTGAGCTTCGACACCAGACTCCCCCAGGATGAGTGTCCCCTGCGGGGGCTCCCCAGGTGCCCCGGAGCATCGCGCCGCTACCGCACCGCCGACGGGACCTGCAACAACTTCAACAGACCCTGGCGGGGGTCGTCGCTCCTCCCCATGCAGAGATTTTTGCCGCCCGCGTTCGCCGACG GGGTGCAAGAGGTGCGGCGGTCGGTCTTCAACAAGAAGCTGCCCTCAGCTAGAGACGTGAGCGTGCGGGTCCACCGCGACAAGAACTTGGAGTTGTCGAATGTCAACTTGATGTTCATGCAGTGGGGGCAGCTGATGGACCACGACCTCGTCTCCACAGTCAAGTCGAGGAGCTTCAACGGGTCCGTCCCCAGGTGCTGCCACCGAGGGGGACAAGCCCTGCTGCCTCCAGAACTCACG CATCCTAGCTGTCTCCCGATTGAAGTGAGCCCCGACGACTGGTTCTTGGCCCCTTTGGGGATCCGCTGCATCGAGTTTATAAGAAGCGCCCCCTCGACTAGAATCGATTGTGACTTGGGCTACCGCGAACAGATCAATCAAGCCACTTCTTTTCTCGACGCCTCTACTGTCTATGGAAGCGACATCGAGACCGCCGACTCCATGAGGACGTTCCGCAAGGGGAAGCTTCACTACGGGAGACCCCAAGGTCGCGAACCCCTGCGACCTCCAGATCCTCCGGGAGGAGATATTTGCCGTTCGGGAGCTCTGAGCAGTGATTGCCTCCAAGGAGGAGACGGTAGACTCAGCGAACAACCAGGCCTCACAGCGCTTCACACCGTTTGGTTGAGGTACCACAACAGAATCGCCACGATTTTGAGCCAACTGAACCGACACTGGAGCGACGAGAAGGTTTACCAAGAAACCAGAAGAATTGTGATCGCGCTGTTCCAACACATCACATATCGCGAGTTTCTGCCAATCGTTTTGGGCCAAGAGGTGATGGACTTGTTCGAGTTGAATCTAGAGAGAAAAGGGTACTACTCAGGTTTCGACAAGAGAGTCAATCCAGCGATTGCCAATTCCTTCGGTACTGCAGCGTTCAGATTTGGGCACAGTCTGGTCCAGAACTCTTTTGTTAGATTCGACACCCAACACAGGCCTATCTTTAACA ATGTGTCTCTCCACGAGGAGGAAGAAAACGCCGAAAACATTTGGAGTTTTGGTTCTTTGGACCGAATACTGATCGGCTTCTGCAACCAACCGAGTCAAAGACGTGACGAGTTCATCTGCGACGAGCTCACCAACCACCTCTTCCAGTCCAGAGGTTTCCCCTTCGGCATGGACCTCGCCGCCATCAACATCCAGCGAGGCCGCGACCACGGCCTTCCGAGCTACACCTCCTGGAGGGAGCCTTGCGGTCTGAGCCCCATCAAGAACTGGAAAGACCTGGAGCGCATCATGAACCCCGACACCGTTCACCGCCTCCGCACGCTCTACGACCACGTCAACGACGTCGACTTGTTCCCGGGGGGCCTCGCCGAGAAGCCCGTCCGCGGGGGAATCGTCGGCCCCACGTTCGCCTGCATCATAGCCCAACAGTTCCTCAACTTGCGAAAAGGGGACAGGTTTTGGTACGAAAACGGCGACTTCGAGTCGAGTTTTACTCCAGCGCAGCTCCAACAAATCCGTCACGTCACTCTGGCGCACGTCCTTTGCCAGAGTCTGACGGAGATCGAGACCATCCAACCGTTTGTTTTTCTCGCAGCAGATCCAGTCAGGAACTCGAGGTTGTCTTGTGACAGTCCtgtcatcaataattttgaTCTGTCGCCTTGGATCGAGCAGGATTTGAACGAGGTAAGGCGGAGGAGTGACAGGCAGAGGAAGAAGAAGAGGAAGGTGAAGAGGAGGACGACTACGAGGAAGCCCAAGCCGAAAAGTCCCactcctgtcaaggtgaaggTTAGGAACGTGACGACTCATACAGTGCAAGTGGAGACCAAGCAAACGTACAATACCAACAGTTATGTAGTTAATGACATACCACAAAGACCGACTTTTGACAGTTACAATGACAGACGAACAACAATAAATGACGTGACTTACTTGTTTGGGGTGGTGGAAAACACCACTCCTAGTCCTAGACCCACTCCTAAACCTTTCGAGGTGAATATCAAGATCCAGTACTACCCTCCCTCCACTCAAAGACCTCCCACTACCAAAAAAAGACGTACCAGACCCCCTCTTGACAATTACGAATCGACACGACCTTACTATGACGCAACAACCAGACCATCGAACCTTTACAGTGACGACTTTTCTGTTTACAAACCGACGTACGTAGCCAGACCCCAAATCGACAACTTTTACGGTACTAGATACCAAGACCAAGAATTCACATCGACCAAACGACCCTACGTCTACAGACCAAACTCTAACAAATACATTTACACGACCAAAGCACCTTCAAACTACTACAACTTCAACAAACAGTCGCAGTACGACTTAGACAGAGACGATTCTTACGACAAACTTTACGCCGACGTTTACTCCTCCAACACTAGATTCGGACAAGAACAAGACGACCTTCCCAGACCGATTAAGTACGTGAGTGGACACGTGGAGAAGCTCTCCACCGACGACTCCCACGACAAATTCGATTTTTACGCGAAGAACAAGCAACCGACCAAGTTTGTCAAGATCTCGAGTGTTAAAGGACAGGAGTTTCTGGATCCGAATGGGGCTACTGTGCACTTGCACGTGGCGCAAAGAGAGGGAGATTTGGAGCTCGAGGAGGGTGACGGGGAGGATGTCAGGTTGGTTGAGCTCGAGGTGGTACCAGGGGAGACCAAGTGGTTGGTTTATAACGCCACAGAAGAAGTGATGGAGTTGATGGAAATTCCTGACGTCAATATGAACGTGTCGTGTTCGAACGAGCTACCACGACCCTTCAACGGTACTTTTCTCAAACGTAACGCGACAGTACTATCTGCACATAATTTGACAAAGACTTGA
- the LOC138139241 gene encoding uncharacterized protein isoform X1: MQLSVMRVRWFPVIIITLIVTLILLEHLLPTAGKKTLDGVVIPQHNRQSPDKSLPNIPDAYFGSEMKAVKPTKQKKCARFPELLDLKFSNNIWQIQETSIGTLQLLNAYLDDREFGQYAVWPFSKNFFTVRIVGMLDRVNSRKQLYCRMWYDSNESVLVKGELFWIWKKEWDVIDAFQPYLISCKTPDDRIPMSVSLVENKCDYPTNNLKIYYEKMYKKWDFVVCVKGLNFPFEDKSTRLVEWLELVFLLGASKVHFYQFSVHPNIQKVLNYYTQKGTIEVTHLSLAGHFSNSPLIRNKFLQERKVERRLQEVIPFNDCLYKYLHKTRYIVSLDIDEVIVPKTGTWSELMVTLQERNSDLSSYLARNVYFFDQLETDLDQIPPYVHMLKHVRRAVEYSKPGDYVKGFHDTTKVVALYNHISLWCYSWLGCDNHNIDVELAQLQHYRGDCVKDLINCDDLKQNTVLDRRLWHFKDILINQVNQTLSFLEMIDL, from the exons ATGCAGTTGTCAGTAATGCGCGTAAGATGGTTCCCTGTGATAATAATTACTTTGATCGTCACTTTGATCTTATTAGAGCATCTGTTACCAACCGCCGGAAAAAAAACTTTGGACGGAGTGGTCATACCGCAACACAATCGACAGTCTCCAGATAAGTCTTTGCCAAACATTCCCGATGCTTATTTTGGAAGTGAAATGAAAGCAGTGAAACCTACCAAGCAGAAGAAATGCGCTCGCTTTCCAGAACTGCttgatttgaaattttcaaacaaCATCTGGCAAATTCAGGAAACTTCGATCGGAACTCTTCAGTTGCTCAACGCCTATTTGGACGACCGCGAGTTCGGCCAGTACGCGGTGTGGCCCTTTTCGAAGAATTTCTTCACCGTCAGAATTGTAGGCATGTTGGATAGGGTGAATTCCAGGAAGCAGCTCTACTGCCGGATGTGGTACGACAGCAACGAGTCTGTTCTGGTGAAGGGAGAGTTGTTTTGGATCTGGAAGAAAGAGTGGGACGTGATAGACGCCTTCCAGCCGTACTTGATCTCGTGTAAAACTCCAGACGATCGGATACCGATGTCGGTGTCTTTGGTGGAGAACAAGTGCGACTATCCTaccaacaatttgaaaatatattacgaaaaaatgtataaaaagtGGGATTTTGTGGTTTGTGTGAAAGGTTTAAATTTTCCCTTCGAGGACAAGAGCACCAGACTGGTGGAGTGGCTCGAGTTGGTGTTCCTTCTAG GGGCGTCAAAAGTACACTTTTACCAATTCAGTGTCCACCCGAATATACAAAAAGTTCTTAACTACTACACCCAAAAGGGAACAATCGAAGTTACTCATTTAAGTCTGGCGGGACACTTCTCCAATAGTCCCCTCATACGAAACAAGTTCCTTCAGGAGCGAAAAGTGGAGCGCCGCCTTCAAGAAGTCATCCCGTTCAATGATTGTCTCTACAAATATTTGCACAAAACTAGATACATTGTCTCCTTAGACATTGACGAAGTTATAGTGCCCAAAACTGGAACTTGGTCGGAGCTGATGGTGACGTTACAAGAACGAAACAGTGACCTGTCTAGCTACCTTGCCAGAAATGTATATTTCTTTGATCAGTTGGAAACAGATCTGGATCAGATTCCTCCTTACGTGCACATGTTGAAACACGTTCGAAGAGCTGTCGAATATTCAAAGCCCGGGGATTATGTAAAAGGCTTTCACGACACTACAAAAGTGGTGGCTTTGTACAACCACATTTCTTTGTGGTGTTATAGTTGGCTGGGTTGTGACAACCATAACATCGATGTGGAGCTGGCACAGTTGCAGCACTACAGAGGGGATTGCGTCAAGGATTTAATCAATTGTGACGATCTCAAACAGAACACTGTGCTAGACAGAAGATTGTGGCATTTCAAAGACATCTTAATCAACCAAGTTAATCAAACTTTGAGCTTCTTGGAGATGATCGATTTATGA